In Limanda limanda chromosome 21, fLimLim1.1, whole genome shotgun sequence, a genomic segment contains:
- the a1cf gene encoding APOBEC1 complementation factor isoform X2, with amino-acid sequence MESNQKASGDGVLGTQKEAALRLLTQRTGYQLKQENGQRRYGGPPPAWDGPPPERGSEIFVGKLPRDLFEDELVPLCEKFGKIYEVRMMMDFNGNNRGYAFVTFNTKQEARTAMKQLNNYEIRNGRLLGVCASVDNCRLFVGGIPKTKKREEILSEMRKVTEGVIDVIVYPSAADKSKNRGFAFVEYESHRAAAMARRKLLPGRIQLWGHAIAVDWAEPEVEVDEDTMATVKILYVRNLMLQTTEETIEKEFNSLKPGAVERVKKIRDYAFVHFTHREDALDAINALNGKVVDGSPIEVSLAKPVDKDSYVRYTRGTGGRGSSQLQTDYTAYTVGQVYDPSAAYLGAPVFYAPQAYAAIPGQFRFPAAKAHVGGRGLIRTPSVREIYMTVPVGAAGVRGLGGRGYLAYAAGGGAMSRGGGGAGSASYGLKIDKHAEEKLYDLLPGMELTPMSLKAAAIKPAPQVLEELCQKNNWGQPVYQLHSAIGPDQRQLFLYKITVPALATQYPSVHPFTPAKLCAAVEEARVHAAEHTLQTLGLQTEGAADTSCAAAAAVASVAFPGM; translated from the exons ATGGAATCCAATCAGAAGGCGAGTGGGGACGGCGTGCTGGGGACGCAGAAGGAGGCGGCGCTGCGGCTGCTCACCCAGCGAACAGGATACCAGCTGAAGCAG GAGAACGGCCAGCGGCGGTATGGCGGCCCACCGCCCGCATGGGACGGCCCACCACCAGAGAGAGGCAGCGAGATCTTTGTGGGGAAACTGCCGAGAGATCTGTttgaagatgaactggttccACTGTGTGAGAAG TTTGGTAAAATCTACGaagtgaggatgatgatggacTTTAACGGGAACAACAGAGGTTACGCCTTTGTCACCTTCAacaccaaacaggaagccagaACAGCCATGAAGCAGCTCAACAACTACGAGATCAG GAACGGTCGCCTCCTCGGTGTTTGTGCCAGCGTGGACAACTGCAGGTTGTTTGTGGGAGGGATTCCCAAAACCAAGAAGCGTGAGGAGATCCTGTCGGAGATGAGGAAGGTCACCGAAGGCGTCATTGACGTCATCGTGTACCCCAGCGCCGCCGACAAATCCAAGAACCGAGGCTTCGCCTTCGTGGAGTACGAGAGCCACCGAGCCGCGGCCATGGCTCGACGCAAACTGCTGCCAG GTCGTATTCAGCTGTGGGGTCATGCCATCGCCGTGGACTGGGCTGAGCCGGAGGTGGAGGTTGATGAGGATACCATGGCAACGGTCAAGATACTGTACGTCAGGAACCTGATGCTGCAGACCACAGAGGAGACGATCGAGAAGGAGTTCAACAGCCTCAAACCAG GTGCAGTAGAGCGAGTGAAGAAGATCAGGGACTACGCCTTCGTCCATTTCACACATAGAGAAGACGCCCTCGACGCCATCAATGCTCTCAACGGAAAG GTGGTGGACGGGTCTCCTATCGAGGTGAGTCTGGCCAAGCCTGTGGACAAGGACAGTTACGTTCGTTACACCAGAGggacgggggggcgggggagctCTCAGCTGCAGACCGACTACACCGCCTACACCGTGGGACAG GTGTACGACCCCTCGGCGGCGTATCTGGGTGCTCCCGTGTTTTACGCCCCCCAGGCCTACGCTGCCATTCCAGGTCAGTTTCGGTTCCCGGCAGCCAAAGCTCACGTTGGAGGTCGAGGTCTCATCAGGACGCCATCTGTTCGAG AAATTTACATGACTGTACCTGTAGGGGCTGCGGGGGTGCGGGGGCTGGGTGGGCGGGGCTACTTGGCCTACGCTGCCGGGGGAGGAGCCATGAGCAGAGGTGGTGGTGGCGCTGGCAGCGCCTCCTATGGGCTGAAGATAGACAAGCACGCAGAGGAGAAGCTGTACGACCTGCTGCCCGGCATGGAGCTGACCCCCATGAGCCTGAAGGCCGCCGCCATCAAACCGGCGCCACAG GTTCTGGAGGAGCTGTGTCAGAAGAACAACTGGGGACAACCAGTGTATCAGCTCCACTCGGCCATCGGTCCAGACCAGAGACAACTGTTCCTCTACAAGATCACCGTCCCAGCTCTGGCTACACAGTATCCCAGCGT TCATCCCTTCACCCCCGCTAAACTGTGTGCTGCTGTAGAAGAAGCTCGGGTCCATGCAGCGGAGCACACCCTGCAGACTCTGGGTCTGCAGACAGAGGGCGCCGCTGACaccagctgtgctgctgctgccgctgtggCCTCAGTCGCCTTCCCAGGTATGTGA
- the a1cf gene encoding APOBEC1 complementation factor isoform X1, whose protein sequence is MESNQKASGDGVLGTQKEAALRLLTQRTGYQLKQENGQRRYGGPPPAWDGPPPERGSEIFVGKLPRDLFEDELVPLCEKFGKIYEVRMMMDFNGNNRGYAFVTFNTKQEARTAMKQLNNYEIRNGRLLGVCASVDNCRLFVGGIPKTKKREEILSEMRKVTEGVIDVIVYPSAADKSKNRGFAFVEYESHRAAAMARRKLLPGRIQLWGHAIAVDWAEPEVEVDEDTMATVKILYVRNLMLQTTEETIEKEFNSLKPGAVERVKKIRDYAFVHFTHREDALDAINALNGKVVDGSPIEVSLAKPVDKDSYVRYTRGTGGRGSSQLQTDYTAYTVGQVYDPSAAYLGAPVFYAPQAYAAIPGQFRFPAAKAHVGGRGLIRTPSVREIYMTVPVGAAGVRGLGGRGYLAYAAGGGAMSRGGGGAGSASYGLKIDKHAEEKLYDLLPGMELTPMSLKAAAIKPAPQVLEELCQKNNWGQPVYQLHSAIGPDQRQLFLYKITVPALATQYPSVHPFTPAKLCAAVEEARVHAAEHTLQTLGLQTEGAADTSCAAAAAVASVAFPGYALASPASAAVASQLKQAVSLGQDLTAYTTYDGYPAFAVATRHSDGYGVF, encoded by the exons ATGGAATCCAATCAGAAGGCGAGTGGGGACGGCGTGCTGGGGACGCAGAAGGAGGCGGCGCTGCGGCTGCTCACCCAGCGAACAGGATACCAGCTGAAGCAG GAGAACGGCCAGCGGCGGTATGGCGGCCCACCGCCCGCATGGGACGGCCCACCACCAGAGAGAGGCAGCGAGATCTTTGTGGGGAAACTGCCGAGAGATCTGTttgaagatgaactggttccACTGTGTGAGAAG TTTGGTAAAATCTACGaagtgaggatgatgatggacTTTAACGGGAACAACAGAGGTTACGCCTTTGTCACCTTCAacaccaaacaggaagccagaACAGCCATGAAGCAGCTCAACAACTACGAGATCAG GAACGGTCGCCTCCTCGGTGTTTGTGCCAGCGTGGACAACTGCAGGTTGTTTGTGGGAGGGATTCCCAAAACCAAGAAGCGTGAGGAGATCCTGTCGGAGATGAGGAAGGTCACCGAAGGCGTCATTGACGTCATCGTGTACCCCAGCGCCGCCGACAAATCCAAGAACCGAGGCTTCGCCTTCGTGGAGTACGAGAGCCACCGAGCCGCGGCCATGGCTCGACGCAAACTGCTGCCAG GTCGTATTCAGCTGTGGGGTCATGCCATCGCCGTGGACTGGGCTGAGCCGGAGGTGGAGGTTGATGAGGATACCATGGCAACGGTCAAGATACTGTACGTCAGGAACCTGATGCTGCAGACCACAGAGGAGACGATCGAGAAGGAGTTCAACAGCCTCAAACCAG GTGCAGTAGAGCGAGTGAAGAAGATCAGGGACTACGCCTTCGTCCATTTCACACATAGAGAAGACGCCCTCGACGCCATCAATGCTCTCAACGGAAAG GTGGTGGACGGGTCTCCTATCGAGGTGAGTCTGGCCAAGCCTGTGGACAAGGACAGTTACGTTCGTTACACCAGAGggacgggggggcgggggagctCTCAGCTGCAGACCGACTACACCGCCTACACCGTGGGACAG GTGTACGACCCCTCGGCGGCGTATCTGGGTGCTCCCGTGTTTTACGCCCCCCAGGCCTACGCTGCCATTCCAGGTCAGTTTCGGTTCCCGGCAGCCAAAGCTCACGTTGGAGGTCGAGGTCTCATCAGGACGCCATCTGTTCGAG AAATTTACATGACTGTACCTGTAGGGGCTGCGGGGGTGCGGGGGCTGGGTGGGCGGGGCTACTTGGCCTACGCTGCCGGGGGAGGAGCCATGAGCAGAGGTGGTGGTGGCGCTGGCAGCGCCTCCTATGGGCTGAAGATAGACAAGCACGCAGAGGAGAAGCTGTACGACCTGCTGCCCGGCATGGAGCTGACCCCCATGAGCCTGAAGGCCGCCGCCATCAAACCGGCGCCACAG GTTCTGGAGGAGCTGTGTCAGAAGAACAACTGGGGACAACCAGTGTATCAGCTCCACTCGGCCATCGGTCCAGACCAGAGACAACTGTTCCTCTACAAGATCACCGTCCCAGCTCTGGCTACACAGTATCCCAGCGT TCATCCCTTCACCCCCGCTAAACTGTGTGCTGCTGTAGAAGAAGCTCGGGTCCATGCAGCGGAGCACACCCTGCAGACTCTGGGTCTGCAGACAGAGGGCGCCGCTGACaccagctgtgctgctgctgccgctgtggCCTCAGTCGCCTTCCCAG GCTACGCTCTGGCGAGTCCGGCGTCGGCGGCGGTCGCCTCCCAGCTGAAGCAGGCGGTGTCTCTGGGTCAGGACCTGACGGCCTACACCACCTACGATGGCTACCCCGCCTTCGCTGTGGCAACACGCCACTCCGACGGATACGGCGTTTTCTAG